The Triticum aestivum cultivar Chinese Spring chromosome 7B, IWGSC CS RefSeq v2.1, whole genome shotgun sequence genome window below encodes:
- the LOC123162257 gene encoding uncharacterized protein codes for MPKEPRRSNNQRLLPIPTVGSARRQPPIMQEHTTKKGPTPENNSAGVNAPMLGGVGHLGNPQSRVHPTIIASTHQNDKTGMNYLSRGGVGNPISQQEKSTRIVSNNENNIGVNYLSRGGVGNPINTQDNSTRMVSNYENNTSMGLNVPSLGVIIRPQTPQGHGANVVSTPENNTTTDAPVVGTANIAIRMARENHVAEIQPPIVNALMSSG; via the exons ATGCCCAAAGAACCAAGGCGCAGCAACAATCAGCGCCTCCTGCCTATAC CAACAGTAGGTTCTGCTAGGCGACAGCCTCCAATCATGCAGGAACATACTACCAAGAAAGGCCCAACTCCTGAGAACAATTCAGCAG GGGTGAATGCTCCCATGTTGGGTGGAGTTGGCCATCTCGGTAACCCCCAATCCCGAGTTCATCCTACCATTATAGCTTCAACACATCAAAATGACAAAACTG GGATGAACTACCTATCAAGGGGTGGAGTGGGCAATCCTATCAGCCAGCAGGAGAAGTCTACCAGGATTGTCTCAAACAATGAAAACAATATAG GGGTGAATTATCTATCAAGGGGCGGAGTGGGAAATCCTATCAACACACAGGATAATTCTACCAGGATGGTTTCAAACTATGAAAACAATACAAGCATGG GGCTCAATGTTCCATCATTGGGTGTTATTATCCGTCCTCAAACCCCACAAGGTCATGGTGCCAATGTAGTCTCAACTCCTGAGAACAACACAACAACCG ATGCACCAGTCGTTGGAACAGCAAACATAGCTATCCGTATGGCCCGTGAAAATCATGTTGCCGAGATACAACCTCCAATT GTCAATGCGCTAATGTCCTCTGGGTAG